From the Oryza glaberrima chromosome 5, OglaRS2, whole genome shotgun sequence genome, one window contains:
- the LOC127774597 gene encoding endo-1,3;1,4-beta-D-glucanase-like, translating into MASSQCWENPPALDPAGGGGEVVLDFGGQKAYVAGSAGSKAAVVLISDAFGFEAPNLRKIADKVALFGYFVVVPDFLHGDPYQPDNPNNPGIWLQSHNPKEAFEEAKPVIAALKEKGASFIGAAGYCWGAKVVVELAKVHEIQAAVLLHPSLLAVDDIKEVKCPISILGAEIDKTSPPELLKQFEQILSPNPEIAHFVKIFPGVEHGWAVRYNHDDAAAVKSAEEALEDMMDWFKKYLK; encoded by the exons ATGGCAAGCTCGCAGTGCTGGGAGAACCCGCCGGCGCTGGACCCGGCCGGCGGAGGGGGCGAGGTCGTCCTCGACTTCGGCGGGCAGAAGGCGTACGTCGCTGGCTCGGCCGGCTCcaaggccgccgtcgtcctcatcTCCGACGCCTTTG GCTTTGAAGCCCCAAACCTGAG GAAGATAGCAGACAAGGTTGCTTTGTTTGGTTACTTCGTTGTGGTGCCAGATTTCCTTCATGGGGACCCATACCAGCCAGACAATCCCAACAATCCTGGAATTTGGTTACAGTCACATAATCCG aAAGAGGCATTTGAAGAGGCAAAACCAGTTATTGCCGCTCTAAAGGAGAAGGGAGCATCTTTCATCGGGGCTGCAGGTTATTGTTGGGGTG CAAAGGTAGTGGTGGAGTTAGCAAAAGTCCATGAAATCCAGGCTGCTGTATTGCTACACCCTTCTTTACTTGCTGTCGATGACATCAAAG AAGTCAAATGCCCAATTTCTATACTTGGTGCTGAAATTGACAAGACGTCTCCACCAGAGCTGTTAAAGCAGTTTGAGCAGATCCTTTCTCCTAACCCCGAG ATTGCTCACTTCGTCAAGATTTTCCCCGGCGTAGAGCATGGATGGGCTGTGAGATACAATCACGATGATGCAGCTGCCGTCAAGAGCGCTGAGGAAGCCCTGGAAGACATGATGGATTGGTTCAAGAAATACCTGAAGTAA